One Ilumatobacter fluminis genomic window, ATTTCGTCCTCAACCAGGAGCAGTACCAGGGTGCCTCGATCCTCGTGGCCGGGCCGGCGTTCGGTGTCGGTTCGTCACGCGAGCACGCCGTGTGGGCCATCCAGCAAGGCGGCTTCGACGCCGTGATCGCGCCGTCGTTCTCCGACATCTTCCGGAACAACTGCACCAAGAACGGGCTCGTGCCCGTCGTGCTCCCCGAATCGACCGTCGAGGCGATCTGGGCGGCGATCGAGTCCGATCCGTCGACCGAGATCACCGTCGACATGGAGCGCCTCACCGTCGAGGTGCCGTCCGCCGGCATCACCGAGACGTTCCCGATGGACGCCCCGACCCAGCATCGGTTCCTCGAGGGCCTCGACGACATCGGGATCACCCTGTCGCACGCCACCGCGATCGACGAGTACGAGACGCAACGCCCCGCCTGGCTCTAGCTAGGTACAGCTGAAGGCGCCGACGACGGCCACGTCGTCCGCTGCGATGAAGGTTCCGACACGCTCGGCGTCGTCGAGGTCGAGCACGACGTCGTCGAACTCATAGATCGTCGCGCCGACCCGCAGGCGCATGACGGCCGCTCCCTCGGTCTGATCGATCTCGAACATCGAGATCGCACCGAGCGTGGCGTCGCCGTCGACCCGCACCACGACCGAAGTCGGGTCGGCCGGGCAGTCGGCGTCATCGGCGTCGAGCGTCGCAGCGGTGACGACCCGCTCGCGACCGTCTCGGTCGATGAGGGCGACCACCTCGATCGCTCCCTCATCGGTCGCCGCCATCGTCACCGGAGGTCGCTCGCTACCGGCACAGTCGAAGTCGCCTTCGACCACCGCGCCGTCCGCTGCGGTGGCGGTGAACGTGCCCGAGGCCAGGTCGGCGTCGAGTGTCATCGTCCCGGCGGCGTCGATCTCGCTCCCGTCGGGCAGGTCGACGCGCACGTCGGCGGCCACCTCACCCGCACCGTCGATGCGCGCCGCGCTCACGATCGAGACCCAGGGCAGATCGGCATCGGGCCCCCCGACGCCGACCGCGTAGGCCCCGGCGACCGACCGGTACGCCGAACACGTCGCGAAGTCGTCGTCGAACGGGTCGCCGCCGCCCTCGGCGTCGACCGACACCGACGCATCGATCGCGTGGGCGGGAACGCGGACGTCGACCGTGACGACCTGCGGTTCGACGGGGGCGATCGTGGTCGTCGGAACCGCCGTGCTGGGAGCGGCAGCGTCTCCCGCATCGGCCGACAGGTCGGTCGTCGGAACCGACGTCGAGGCGACGACGGCGTCACCGCTGCCCGACTCGGCCGGGTCACCGGACGAGGAGCACCCGGCGACGAGCGCGACGGTGGCGACGACGCCGACGAGTGAGGCGGATCGGAACATGACGATCACGTTACGGCTCGCCGGCCGGCGGTCGGCGGACCCGTGAACGACGTCACGCGCCCGCGCTCAGGCGCCCCTCAGCGAGTCAGGTGGTGGCGTCGGCGCCGAAGGCCGACAGATCGCGCAGGTTCGGGTTGTTCGAGAAGACCTCGATCGGCTTGTCGGTCGGCAGGCGCATGCCTCGCTGCAGGATGCGGACCTGGGTGTGCTGGTTGTACTCGGCGAGCGTGACCGCCCACCCGTCACGTCCGGCACGCGCCGTGCGGCCCGAGCGGTGCAGGTAGTCCTTGACGTCCTTGGCCGGCTCGTAGTGGATCACCGCACCGATGTCGTCGATGTCGATGCCGCGAGCCGCGACGTCGGTGGCGACGAGGATGTCGAGCTTGCCCTCGGCGAACTGCTGCAGGGCACGCTCGCGTGACTTCTGGGGAAGGTCGCCGTGGATGGCCGCGGCCTTGACACCGAGATCCTGCAGGTTCCGAGCGACCTTGTCGCACGAGCGCTTCGTCTGGCAGAACACGACGACCTTCGGGATGCCCTGCCCGATCGATCCGATGACCTTGTCCTTGTCCATGTGGTGGACGGCGAGGAACAGGTGGTGCATCGTGCCGACCGTGTCGGTCGCAGCGTCGATCGCCACCTCGATCGGGTCGGTCAGGTAGTGACGGATCAGGTGACCGACGTCGCCGTCGAGCGTCGCCGAGAAGAGCATCGTCTGATTGCGACCGGTGCAATGCCGCAGGATCCACTCGACCTGCGGTGTGAAGCCGTCGTCGGCCATGCGATCTGCCTCGTCGAGACACACGATCTGGGCGGCGTCGAGATCGACCTCGTTCGACTTGATGAGATCGATCAGGCGCAACGGCGTCGCGACGACGAGCTCGACGCCCTTCGCCAGCTCGTCGATCTGTCCGTGTCGGCTGGCGCCGCCGTACACGGCGAGCACCCGCATGCCGGCATGCTTCGCGATCGGCTCGAGCACCTCGGCGACCTGGACCGCCAGCTCCCGGGTCGGCACCAGCACCAGCCCGAGGGGCTTGCGCGGTTCGGCCCGGTCGGTGATGCGGGCGAGCATCGGAACGCCGAACGCAAGCGTCTTGCCGGAGCCGGTCTTGGCACGCCCGCAGACGTCGCGTCCCTCCATGGCGACCGGGACCGCTTCGGTCTGGATGGCGAACGGCTGCGCGAACCCGCATGCGGCGAGGCCGTCGTCGATGCGCGGCGGTACGCCGAGCTCGGCGAACCCGGTCGGCGGTTCGACGGCAGGCAGCGCGTTGATCGAGGTGAGGTTGCCGGCCCGCTCGTCGCCGTCGTCATCGGTGTAGTCGGAGCGGGGGGCTGAGTTCGACGTGTCCCGGCGGCGTCCACCTCGCCGGCCTCCACGTCGCTGGCCGGACGGCCGTGAGGAGGATGCATTCATGGTGCGCCCACCGTACCGGGCCCGACACGCTCCACGGCCGATTCCCGGCGGACCGATGATCGACCACTGATGCATTCGCATCAGTCGCGTGGTCCGAACACCTCAGTCATGACACTGTTATCACGCTCCGCGAGATTCTTGCCGTTCTCTTCACTGTTCGTGAGTTCTGATCTACGCTAGTGATGACACCCATCAGCTGGAGTGATCGGCTCGGTCGCTCCGGACGGTACGGGTTCCCCATGACCACGATCGACACCTCATGACCACGATCGACACCTCGGACCACACGGGTGACGTCATCGACGGCACCAGGACACGACGGCGGTCCTCCACGGCCCGACACCTGTCCGACGAGTCGACCGACGCCGAGATCCTCGACTCGATCCGCAACGGCGACCAGCGGGCCTTCGACGTGCTGTACCGCCGTCACCGACCCGCGGTCCAGCGACTCGCCCGGCGATTGGCCCGCAATGCCGCCGACGCCGACGACATCGTCAGCGAGGTGTTCGCCGCCACGTTGCGTGCAACCTTGGCCGGACGCGGCCCGACCGACGACGCCGGTCCATATCTGCTCCGGAGCGTCCGGAACACGGCAACCTCGATCGGGACCCGCGGCGACGGGCGCCGCACCACGGCGACAGCGCACGACGACCTCGCCGTGCTGACACCACCGACACAGCCCGTCGAGCGCGACGACGAGGTGAGCGAGGCGTTCCGCGACCTGCCCGATCGGTTCCGCGACGTGTTGTGGTCGACCGAGATCGAGGGAGCGACGCCCGCCGAACTCGCCGGGAACGGAGCCGACGCCGGCGCCGTCGCGTCGCTCAGCCACCGCGCCCGGTGTGCACTCCGGCGCTCGTACCTCTCGGTGAGCACCCGCAGCCGGTGCGCCGATCCGGCGTGTCGTTCGACCCGGTCGGCCATGCCGTCGGTCGTCCTCGGCGACGCTGCCGCGTCGACCGTCGCCCGCGTCGACCGGCACGTCGTCACCTGTGGCGACTGTGCCGCCGTGTTCGACCAGATGCAGATGCTCGCCGAACGGATGCCGTCGCGTTCGCTGCTGGCGGTCCTGCTCGCCTTCATCAAGAACCTCGGGGGCGTCACCGCCTCGGTCGTCGGCGGTGCCGCCCCGATCATCGTCGTGCCGGCTGCCGTGGCGACCCTCACCGCGGGAGCGATCGTGGCCACCGACGTGATCGCCGACCGCGACACGAGCGCACCCGATCCGACCGAGCAGGCGATCGATCCGCCATCCGACCCCGAAGCGCTCGCGACGCAGGAGTCGGACCGGTCGGCCGAACCCGCCGAGACGCCGGCTGCCGCTCCCACCCCTGCCTCGCCCGCATCCCCCGAGCTCGCTGTCGACCCGCCGGCCGATCTCGTCGACAACAACGGTGCGAAGTCGACCGTGCCGAGCCGTGCGGCCCCGACCGATCCCGCACCGGGTCTCGGCGGCACCGGAGTGGCGGCACCGACACCCGCCGTTCCCGCCGGCGCAACACCCGTCGACGGCCAGCTCGATGGTGCCGTCGATGGTGTCGTCGACGCCGTCGACGACGCGATCGACGACCCGATCACGACGTCGTCCGGAGCGCTGGGGTCGACGATCGACACCATCGACGACCTGGTCGACGGCCTCGGCGACGGAGTCGACGACACGGTCGAGACGATCGCGGACGGGGTCGACACGGCACTCGATCCGGTCACCGGCACGATCGACACCACCGTCGACGAACTCGAGTCGGCGCTCGGCACGGTCGTCGAACCCGTCACCGGAGCGCTCGAACCGGTCGTCGAGCCGGTCGTCGAACCCGTCGTCGACCTGGTCGACGAGGTGGGCAGCTCCGTACTCGGCACCGACGTCGATCTCGACACCGACGTCCCGAGCACGCTCCCCGCGGTCCCGTCGACGGACGATCTCGTCGACGACACCACCGACCTCGTGGTCGACGTCACCGACGACGTGACCGACCTCGTCGGTGGCCTGCTCGGCGGCTGACCACCGCCGAACGGGCAGCTCGAAACTTTTTTCGAGATTTCCTCGGATCAGCCGTGATGATCCCCCGAGTCGTGCGTGTGCACCTGTCAGACGGCGCCGTCCGGCGTCGACCGACAGCACAGGGGAACATCATGAACACACGGAAGTCACCACCGAGTCGCCGCACCACGGCGCTCCGAATCCTCGCCGCCGGCGCCCTCGTCGGCAGCATCGGACTGGCCCTCGGCTCGTCCGCCACCGCCGCCGAGCACCCGGCGACCTGTTTGCCGCTCCTGCCGTGCGACGACGACGCGCCGGACCCGCTCGACGATCTGCTCAGCGACTCACCCGACGGCGACTCGCTCGACGATCTGGTCGACGAGGTGGTCGACGTCGTCGATGACGCGCTCGGCGACGACGTCGATCTCGACACCGACGTCCTGAACCCCACGGGCAACGGCTCGGTCGACGTGGTCGGCGTCGACGTGACGATCGACGGACCCGGTGACCTCGACGTCGACGCCGATGCGAACGTCGGTCTCGACGCCTCGCCGTCCCAGAGCGGAACCGTTGCGATCGTCGATGTCGACGCCGACGCCCACGTCGGTGATGCCGTCGACGCCGACGTCGACGTGACGGCTCGGGCCGCAGTCGATCTCGACGACGAACCCTCCGTCCGACTGGACGTCGACGGCGATACGACGGCCGACGTCGGGGTCGGCGACATCAGCGTCGCCGACGTCGATGCCTCGTTGTGCGGCATCGACGTCGTCGTCAACACAACGGCCTCGTCCGACTGCGCCGGCAACGGAGCGACGGGCGGCGGCACTTCCGACGCATTGATCGATGCCGACGGTCTCGTCGACCTCTGCGGCATCGGTGTCGCGGCACTCGGAGCGACCGACGCCGACTGCACGAACCGCTCCCAGGCCGACGACGCCGACGATGGCCTCCTCGGCATCGGCGCCATCGCCGGCATCTGCGGCGTCAATGTCGCCGCCATCGGATCCTCGAACACCGATTGCGAGGGGTCGGGCGCCACGTCGGCCAGCGACGTCGGCATCCCGCTCGTCATCTGCGGGATCGAGGTCGCCCTCCTGGGTGACGCTTCCACCAACTGCCGGAACACCCAAGCCGAATGCACGTCGAGCAGCTCGGTGTGTGTCGGCGGCGAGGTGTGCGGCACCTCGGTCGGCGTGATCGGCGACGCCTCCGCCGAGTGCGACGACACCGACGACCCCGGCGACGATCCCGACGACCCGGACAACCCCGGCGACGACCCCGACGACCCGGACAACCCCGGCGACGACCCCGACGACCCGGACAACCCCGGTGACGACCCCGACGACCCGGACAACCCCGGCGACGACCCCTCGAGCGGCGGGCCTGACACCACCGACGACAGCACCAACGACGACGAGGTGGCGAGCGGCACCGGTGGCGGCGATGCGAAGCCGTCCGGCTTCGCCGGCGGATCGCTGCCGATGACCGGCATCTCGGTCGGCCTCGGCCTGCTGCTCGCAGCGGCCCTCGTCGCCACAGGAATCGGCGTTCGCGGCACCGCCCGCAGCGGCCGCTGATTCCGACGGGCGGCCGACGGAGTCCACCTCCACCGGCCGCCCGTTCCCCGGCCTCGCTCCCCCAACCCCCCATCCCGCCAGTCGGAGCGGGCTCGGCGGCGACGGCGTCCCCTGATCACCTGGACGCCGTCGCCGCCGCTGGCCGTTTTCGGAGGGACGCTTGCCACCGCACGGACGCTTCTCTACACTGGT contains:
- the leuD gene encoding 3-isopropylmalate dehydratase small subunit encodes the protein MKAVRIVSGTGVPLKRSDVDTDQIIPADWLKRVERTGFEKGLFSTWRDDRDFVLNQEQYQGASILVAGPAFGVGSSREHAVWAIQQGGFDAVIAPSFSDIFRNNCTKNGLVPVVLPESTVEAIWAAIESDPSTEITVDMERLTVEVPSAGITETFPMDAPTQHRFLEGLDDIGITLSHATAIDEYETQRPAWL
- a CDS encoding DEAD/DEAH box helicase, with the protein product MNASSSRPSGQRRGGRRGGRRRDTSNSAPRSDYTDDDGDERAGNLTSINALPAVEPPTGFAELGVPPRIDDGLAACGFAQPFAIQTEAVPVAMEGRDVCGRAKTGSGKTLAFGVPMLARITDRAEPRKPLGLVLVPTRELAVQVAEVLEPIAKHAGMRVLAVYGGASRHGQIDELAKGVELVVATPLRLIDLIKSNEVDLDAAQIVCLDEADRMADDGFTPQVEWILRHCTGRNQTMLFSATLDGDVGHLIRHYLTDPIEVAIDAATDTVGTMHHLFLAVHHMDKDKVIGSIGQGIPKVVVFCQTKRSCDKVARNLQDLGVKAAAIHGDLPQKSRERALQQFAEGKLDILVATDVAARGIDIDDIGAVIHYEPAKDVKDYLHRSGRTARAGRDGWAVTLAEYNQHTQVRILQRGMRLPTDKPIEVFSNNPNLRDLSAFGADATT
- a CDS encoding RNA polymerase sigma factor, yielding MTTIDTSDHTGDVIDGTRTRRRSSTARHLSDESTDAEILDSIRNGDQRAFDVLYRRHRPAVQRLARRLARNAADADDIVSEVFAATLRATLAGRGPTDDAGPYLLRSVRNTATSIGTRGDGRRTTATAHDDLAVLTPPTQPVERDDEVSEAFRDLPDRFRDVLWSTEIEGATPAELAGNGADAGAVASLSHRARCALRRSYLSVSTRSRCADPACRSTRSAMPSVVLGDAAASTVARVDRHVVTCGDCAAVFDQMQMLAERMPSRSLLAVLLAFIKNLGGVTASVVGGAAPIIVVPAAVATLTAGAIVATDVIADRDTSAPDPTEQAIDPPSDPEALATQESDRSAEPAETPAAAPTPASPASPELAVDPPADLVDNNGAKSTVPSRAAPTDPAPGLGGTGVAAPTPAVPAGATPVDGQLDGAVDGVVDAVDDAIDDPITTSSGALGSTIDTIDDLVDGLGDGVDDTVETIADGVDTALDPVTGTIDTTVDELESALGTVVEPVTGALEPVVEPVVEPVVDLVDEVGSSVLGTDVDLDTDVPSTLPAVPSTDDLVDDTTDLVVDVTDDVTDLVGGLLGG